In the Novosphingobium sp. 9 genome, one interval contains:
- a CDS encoding EthD family reductase, with product MPSPVQPSPALIVTYLTHDGAHFDRAYYDEHHMGLAREVWGAHGLTGTEVFYPTDPAQPYACISVLRFRDEAAMAAALADAGTAKLVADVANFTDIVPLNYTAAS from the coding sequence ATGCCCAGTCCAGTTCAGCCCAGTCCGGCCCTCATCGTCACCTACCTGACCCACGACGGCGCGCATTTCGACCGCGCTTATTACGACGAGCATCACATGGGGCTGGCGCGCGAGGTCTGGGGCGCACACGGGTTGACCGGCACCGAGGTGTTCTACCCCACCGATCCCGCCCAGCCCTATGCCTGCATCTCGGTCCTGCGCTTCCGTGACGAGGCGGCGATGGCCGCAGCGCTGGCCGACGCGGGCACCGCGAAGCTGGTCGCCGACGTCGCCAATTTCACCGACATCGTGCCGCTGAACTATACTGCGGCCAGCTAA